TAATGATTTTTTCGCACTGATACGTTTTTGTTATAATCAGCGCAGTCTTAACCCGGAGTATCGGCGTTTAACCTTTGCCTTATTTGGTGTCGCTACACCATCAGATTTAATTAATGATTATCAGAGAACACCGTTTAATATTGGTAAAATAATTCAGTTAAATGGCTTTCAATTACACGAAGCTCAACCTTTACTGCAAGGATTAACACCAAAAGTTAGCAATCCTCAGTTAGTGCTGAAAGAAGTTTTAGCTTGGACAAACGGACAGCCTTTTTTAACGCAAAAGCTTTGTAAAATTATTCGGAGTTATACCTTGGAAATACCACCAAACTCGGAAGCAGTTTGGATAGAAAATATGGTGCGATCGCATATCATTGACAATTGGGAATCTCAAGATGAGCCAGAACACTTGCGAACAATCCGCGATCGCATCCTCAAGAATACTCTCTACCCTGTTGGCTTACTAGAACTATATCAGCAAATTCTCCATCATGGGCAGGTGGCTGTTGTTGATAGCTCAGAAGAGAAGGAGTTGCTGTTATCGGGGTTAGTAGTTAAGCAGCAGGGAGTTTTGAAAGTTCATAATCGGATTTATGAACTGATATTTGATAGTAGTTGGGTTGAGGATTCTGTTACATTAATTATAAATTAGATATTCTCCTATAATAATTTTGGATCTTTGTCGCCAGGAACGCTTATTTTTCCCTTTGGTGTTATCTTGTAAGCTTCAAATGATAAAGTAACCTCTTTCCTACTATCTACTTGAAGACGAGTAAATTTTATTTGATAATTAGCTTCTTCTTTTAAATTAGCAATATTGTTAAACCTCTGTGACTGGCCTGTACCTATTTCTAGGGAATCTATGCTTTTAGTTCCTAAATGAGTAACCTCAATAAGTTCAGCTTTGACTGCTTCTCCACCCTTTACTTTTATTTCAAAATAATCGGCATCGGAGATATCAATATTAACAATCTGACTTTTTTCTTCCGGTTTTATAGTACAGTTAGGCATTTTTTGCTCTCCTAAAAAATTTATTAAATTATATTTATAAATGTATCATCCTTTTTGGATTTAGCACAACGTAGACCTGTATCTTCAGCTTGAGAATCTGGTAAAGCACTCTGACGAACTGTAATTTTTTTTCCTAGAAATCTTAAAGTTAATGGCTGATTTAATTTTAAAATTTCAGAATTTATATACCAAGGCTTTTTAGATAGTTGAAAATTGAATTGCTTAAAAAAATAAGATGAAGTCCACTCCCACGAGGGGAGAGTAGATGAAAAATTTTGAGAATTACGTGCAGCTTTTTCCCATTCTAATTCAGTTGGCAAGCGTCTTCCCAGCCAGTCGCAATAGTCATTGGCTTGAAAAGCTGTAACTCCAACAACTGGTTTGTCTAGATTATTTTTGTCAAGAAATAATTGTGGTTGCATTACTGGTCTAGAACAAGCTCCATAACTAACACATAAACCATACTGATGATTAGAAACTTGATGCTTATCAATTTCAAAATCATCAAGATTGATCTGTCTTACTGATATCTCATTACCACGAGGATTCTTTGCCCCAAAGTAAAATTTACCTGCTGGTATCTTCACTGTTTCTCCTAAAGAATATGCTTCTAACCGTAATTTTTCACGATAAGCAAAGTAGCTGATGAAAAGGATAGTAATGATAGTCATAGCACCAGCCAGGCATTGCCAACCAAGCCGTGCTTGTTTCTCCCGTTGTAGTTCTCGTTGTTGCCTTTGCTCTTGCTCTAAAGCCGATCGCTCTCTCAACTCCACACAAGCACTGATATAATTAGCCTCAAGCTGGTTCAAAAATCCAGCTTTCTTTAATAACGCCTCAGCATCTTCTAACCTCCCGCCTCGATGTACTAAATAATTTTCGTCTTTTGGTTTCTTCTCCCACTCCAAAGCAGCTTGGCGGATAGTTTCACGCAGTTGTAAATCAGTCCGATTTTCATTCAACCAATCAAGCAATCTTGGCCAGTAGCGGATTAAGGCTTCATGGGCAACTTCCACTTCTTCTTGATTTGTAGACTCATCTACACTCGTTACTACAAGTCGCGCACCTTCCCCAGCCAATCGCTGCACGAGATTTTTTGTTACCGCCAACTTACCACCTAAAGGTACTAATTCTTCTAACCCAACACGCCTTCGTGTATCCCGGCGTTGCTCACCTTGTACAGCTTCTTCATCCAAGCGGGTAAGGCGCACAAAGATATTCTTGATTTGCTCTCGTGCTTCTGGTTTGGAACGATTGTACACATCATCGGCAGTTTGAGAAATTGCCTTTTTCACACCGCCAATGGCTTCATATTCTTCACAACGCAACCATCTGCCGTGTCGCCGTTTCCACAACTCTAGCAGTGCGTGTTGCAGCAGTGGCATAGCACCTGGCTCACCTTGAACATCATCTAAAATACTATTACTCAAGCCAGCTTCAAAACGTAACCCCACTTGAGCCGCTTGCATTTCCATTGCTTTTCGCAGTTCTAAGACGTTCATCGGTGCAATTAATTTTTGCCTTGCTTCCATCAACTCTTTGAGTTCTTGGTAAGGCGCACATTCTCCCCAAAAGTCTGCTCGCATGGTGATTACAACCTTTTGCTGCTGACTCAGGCTTAACACTTGCTCGATAAAAGCGAGGCGTTGAGCTTCATCAGTGCAGAGGGTGAATAGTTCCTCAAATTGGTCAATTACTAGGATTAGGGATTGACCTAACCCCCTAACCTCCTTCCCTTCAAGAGAAGGAGGAAAATTCAAAGACTCTCTCCCTGCGGGGGAGAGGTTTGGAGAGGGGTTTTCTAAATAAGGTGATAGACTTATTTGCAGTTGTTCGTTGGGATTGCTACTTGGGGTCATGTAAGCGATCGCCAAACTTGGCTGCTGTTGTTGTAAAGCCGGAATCAGCCCAGCTAGTACCAATGATGATTTACCACTCCCAGAAGCACCTAACACTGCTAAAAAGTTGTGTTCATTCAGCTTTTGTTGCAGTTGGGTAATTAATTCGTCACGCCCAAAGAAGAACTCGCGGTTTTCTTGGCGGAATGGATACAAGCCCAAAAAAGGACAGCGAGAATCGTAATTTGGTGGTTGCTGATCTAAAGCCAGCGCATGAAAGCTGATATCTATGGCTTCATCGCAGAGATTGTCTATTTCAGTTAAAGCCTGCTCTCGTTCTTGACGCGCTTGCTTGCTCAAGGCGGCGACATCTGCAACTATAATGTTTCTCAGCTTTTGTGCTTGCTCCTCAAATGGATGGCAGAGTACAGGCGATCGCTCTAACAGCAATTTTTTCAGATGTTCCAAGCCATACTCAATTTCGGAGTTAGTCAGTGCGCGGTCGAGTTGGTCGCTGAATAAGGGTCTTGCACCTAAGCGACTGAACAAAGCCGGGACAGTAATATCACCACGCTCGGCTAAACTAGCTGTGGCTTCATGCAGTGCTATGTCCACCTCTCCCGATGCTTTGAGTTGCCGATAAAAGTTTTCTGCTAATATCTGTGCTGTTTTAATTGTTACCTTATCGGTCATTGCCACCACCGCAGGCATACCCAAATCGCGCACCAAGCGTTGGGCTAATCCTCCCAATCCACCATTTACCCCAAAATTGGCACTTTCGCAAGCACACAAAAAGGCAAAATGCGGTAATCCTCTAGCTCCTCGTAAAGGGTCTAGCCGTTCTAGCAAGCGTGTTGCTGTGACTGGCTCAACTGTATTATCAGCTTTTGCCCAGTAGAGGACAGTTTCGCCGTCATCCAATAACTTACCGTGACTGACAAAATGCAGTATGGTGTATTGCTTTGTCCGGTCTGTTAGTTGAGAACAGAGTGCGTCAAGGGTTGGCGGAGCGATCGCACCTTCCACCGTTGCCAAAACATCGGTAGGGATATTTCCTAAAGCAGTTCGTACACTGTCAACCGTAGCCTTGACATCAAATTTAGCTAAATTATACTTATCTGCATCCGTGGGGCTGGCTACCAAGACCAAGGCTCGCAAATCGCGCCTTCCTATGGGGGGAAAGCGGCGATCGGTAATTGCAGGGATGTAGAAAGAAAAAGGCGATCGCTGTTGGAGAGCTAACAACTGCCAATCACCATCAATTGGGGCGCATAGCCTTTCCCAACGCCAAAATTTTAGTTTGCTGTCTGCGGCTTCGAGAAACAGCAGAACCCGCAGAGGGTTTTCACTCTCTCGCAAAGCACTGACAAAAGCATCCCGTATTTGACCCTGAAACAACGCTTTGCCCAAGACTGTACCATAGTCCTTCGGTCTTCCCAGCAGACTTGTTAATTGTTGAACATCCTCTAGAGTTACCACCAGAGTACCTTCACTGCGAATTGGTAGCAGTTCACCAGGGCGGCTGTGTTCTGCAACTATCGGCCAGCGATCGCCTGATTTGCGTTGGATGGTAATCTCAAAGGTGTTCATTGCTGAAATAGGCTAATTCTTTTGGATATTGTCGCAGAGATGGCGATCGCTTTTACTCAGATTAACACTGGGGTTGTTCAAATAGTCGTGCATCCAATCGCACCCGTAAGTAAGTAGCCGTTCCAGATTCAAATTTTCCTGCCAATTCCACAGAATCACAGTCTTATCTGCACTTGCTGAAGCAAGAGTTTTGCCATCAGGGCTGAAAGCGACTCCGACAACTGCATCCTGATGTCCTGACAAAGTTTTCAGTAAAGTACCATCAGTATTCCAAAGTTTGACTGTCTTATCTGCACTTGCTGAAGCAATAGTCTTGCCATCAGATCTGAAAGCGACTCCCAAAACTGCACCTTCATGTCCTGATAAAGTTTTCAGTAAAGTGCCGTCAATATTCCAGAGTTTGACTGTTTTATCTGCACTTGCTGAGGCAATAGTCTTGCCATCAGATCTGAAAGCGACTCCCAAAACTGCACCTTCATGTCCTGACAAGGTTTTTATTAAAGTGCCATCGGTATTCCAGAGCTTGACCGTTCCATCATAATTCGCTGAAGCAATTATCTGATCTTTAGGGCTGAAACTGACACTCCAAATTGGATAATTCTCTTGATCCAAAGTTTTTAGCAACTTTCCGTCAGCGCTATTAAACAGTTGTAATTTTCCGTCCACAGATGCGGTGGCTATTATTTGACTGTCGGGGCTAAAACTCACTCCCTTCACTTCAGACTGATTAATTTCACCTGTATACCCTTTTAGCTTTCGTAAACGAGTACCATCTGGATTCCAAATTTGCACTTGCCTATCCCCCGCAGCTGTGGCAATCATTTGTCCATCAGGACTGAAAGCGACTGCGGTAATCGGCCCAAAATGCCATTGTCCAGTTTTTTGCACGGTTCCATCTGGGTTCCAGAGAGTGAGCCAACCATGTCCATTTGTTGTTGCAATTGTCTTTCCATCAGGGCTAAACGCAACTGCATACACTTGATCGTTATGCAAAAGAGCTTTCAGAGCAGTACCACCTAGCTTCCAAATTTTGACGATTCCATCATCACTTGCCGAGGCAATAGTCTTACCATCATGGCTGAAAGCAACTGAGCGAACAGAACTCTGATGTCCAATCAGGGTGTTGAGCAATGTACCATTCTGTTGATTGTCATTTTGCCACAGTTTGACTGTATTATCATTGCTTGCTGAGGCAATTATCCGACCGTCGGGGCTGAAACTGAGTCCCCAAATTGCATCGTTATGTCCTAGAAATGTGTTGTACAAAGTACCGTCCATATTCCAGAGTTTGACTGTTTTATTCACACCTCCCGTAGCCAGCATCTTTCCATCAGGACTAAAGGTGAGGGCGTTAACCTGGTTTGGATACCCAACATCAAGCTTTTTGTGCCATGTGCCATCACTTTTCCAGAGTGTAGCACCATACCAACCCCCAGCAGCAACCATCTGTCCGTCTGAGCTAATACTGACGGACTCTTGAAAACCCATATCTCCTTCTAAAGTGTTTATAAGGGTATCTTTCTCTAGATTCCAAAGTTGTATAATTCCGACTTTATCTTGTTTTTGATTTACTTGCGTATTAGCTGTTATAAGTATCTTGCCATCGGCTCTAAAAGCGAGTGCAGCTATAGTGCCACGCTGTGTTTGTAAGCTCTTGAGGGGTTGATCCCCTGTGAGACTCAATAGTAAAATGCGATCGCCAGCGGCCAAAGCCATAATTTTCTCAGTAGGGTTAAATGCGACACCCGAAATCGGAACTAACCTTCTGTAGTTTCTAAATGTAAAAACTAAGTGACCGTCAACATCTAAAGCAAGTATCTGCTCATTATCAGTTGAAGCAACTACTGGCACATCAAATCTCTGTCCATTATTGTTAGTAGCTGAAACTTTTCGACCGTTATGAGGCCAGGGAATCGGCATACCATCTGGCTTCCAGAGTTGCACTGTTCCATCTAAACTCCGAGTAACAATCATCTGGTCATCAGAACTAAATGCTACTGAAGCAAGTTGACTTTTCACCTGGAAGCGGTTACTTTCTTTAACCTCAGAAAACACATTTTGTAGTGTTCCTCTGACTTGATTTCCTAAATCAGCGTCAGGCCAGATTGCTTGCCAAAATGAATGTTGGAGCTTTTTGCCTGTCTGCAAACCTTCGGTCACTGCCTCTAATTCTTGATGGGAGAGTGAAAGTGCTTTTGAGGATGCACTTAAAGCCTTAATTTGACCAATTTCTGCTTGTCTCCATTGAAAAACTGCAAATGAAGCGAATCCAAGCAAGCTCAAAATAGTTGTCCAAGCAATTCGCCACTTTTGTTGATGTTGACGCTGGCGCAACTTTACACAAGCATCGATATACTCAGTCTCAAGCTTATTAAAAAAATAAGGTTGCTTAGACAGTTCTTTTGCATAGCCCAATCGCCCACCCTGAAGCTCTAAATACTCTTCTTTGCGCTGATTCTGATTCCAATCCAGTGCTGCATCACGAATTTTCTCCCGCAGTTGCAAATTAATCCGGTTTTCGTTCAACCAGTTTTGCAACCTCTTCCAATAACGAATTAAAGCTTCATGAGCAACTTCAACTTCCTCTCGATGAGTGCTGCTATTGACACTAGTAACCACCAACCGCGCACCTTCACCTGCCAACTTTTCTACCAGCTTTTTGATTTGTGTCTGCTCTCCACCAACTGACACTAATTCTTCTAACTCAACTCGCCGTCGCGTATCGCGTTGTTTATCACCTTGTACAGCTTCTTCATCCAAACGGGTTAAGCGCACAAAGATATTGCGTACTTGTTCTTTTTCCTCCGGTGATAAGCCATTGTAAACAGCATCAGCAGTCTGAGAAATTGCCTTTTTTACACCACCAATGGCCTCATACTCTACACAAAGCAACCATCTGCCGTGTCGCCGATTCCACAACTCAAACAATGCGTGTTGCAGCAGAGGCATTGCCCCTGGTTCTCCTTCAACTTCATCTAAGATAGAATTAACTAAACCAGCTTCAAAGCGCAAAGTCACTTTTTTAGCCAGATCCTTCATTGCGCTGCGTAACTCCTCTGAGTCCATAGGTGCAATTAATTCTTGTCTCACCTGCATCATTTCTTTAAGTTTGGGGTAAGTTGCACACTCTCCCCAAAAGTCTGCTCGCATCGTAATTATCACTTTTTGCTGCTGGCTCAGACTGATTAATTTGTCGATAAATTTTTGTCTTTGCGCTTCATCATTACAGAGAGTGAACAGTTCTTCAAACTGGTCTATCACCAATACAAAATTCTGGCTTTGAAATGTTGATAGACTTGTTTGCAGTGCAGCAATTGGTTCACTAGTGGGTGTCATGTAAGCCATCTGGAGGTTTGGCGGCTGGCTTTGTAGTGCTGGAATTAATCCTGCCAATACCAGGGATGATTTACCACTACCAGAAGCCCCCAACACAGGTAAAAAATTGTCTTGCGCCAGTTTTTCTTGTAGTTTTGCAATCAACTGATCTCGCCCAAAGAAAAACTCGCGGTCTTCCAAGCGGAACGGCTTCAATCCTTGAAAAGGACAGCGTAAGTCGTAGGCTGGTGGTTCTGTACCCAATGCCAAAACTGGAAAACTCAAATCCAAGACTTCGCTACATATCGTATTGATTGCACCCAAAGCCTTCTGTTGTTCTTTCAGTGCCTCTTCGGTTTCAGTACCTAACGTTCTATTCAGCACTGTTATTTGCTGATTCAACTTATTGCACAGTATAGGCGCACGTTCTGGTAGTAATTTTGCTAAACGATCTAAACCATACTTAATTTCTTTGGGTGTGAGGGGACGGTCTGGAGTATCGCTAAATAAGGGTTGCCCTCCCAAATAGGTAAAAAGTGCGGGAACAGTGATGTCATCTCGGCGTTGCAATCCAGCTGTAGCTTCGCTCAATGCTAAATCTACATTGCCATGTACTCTTAATTGCTGATAAAAAGCGGTAGCTAAAGCTTGAGCAGTTTTTATACTAACTTTGTCCGTCATTGCCACGACGGCAGGTATACCCAATTCTCTAACTAAACGTTGTGCTAGTCCGCCCATTGCTCCTGTTGCTTCTACTGTATTACTGGCACTTTCGCAAGTGGACAAAAAAGCAAAATGCGGTGCGCGGCGTAAGTTAGTCAGCTTGTCGATTAAGGTAGTGGTATCAACTGGTGCAACTTGATTATCTTCGGTTGCCAAATAAAGTGCAGTTTCTTTATTAGATAACAACTTACCGTGGCAGACGAAGTGGATTAAGGTATAGTATTTTTCATCATTAGTCAGACACTGCATCAGTGCATCCAAGGTGGGCCGCCCTACTGCTCCATCAACTGTTGCTAACACGTCAGTTGGAATGTCCCCAAGGGCAGCTTTAACACTAGTCACCGCAGCCTCTACATCAAAATGTTCTAGCTGAAATTTTCCTAGTCCAGATGGGCTGGCAGCTACAACCAGTGCCTGCAAGTCCAATCGCCCAATGGCAGGGAAAAGCTGCTTTGTCTTTGGGGGAATGTACAGAGAAAAAGGTGTCCTTTGATTGAGAGATAAAAAATCCCAGTCTTCATCTAAAGGAGAGCAGAGTTTTTGCCACTGTAATTCCTTGATGTCTTCAGCTTCGACGTATAGCAGTACATGAAGATATTTTTCAGTGTCTTTACTATCTTCAAGACTTGCCAAAGCTTGAATAAAAGCATCACGTATACCATCATTAAATAGTGTTTTGCCTAATATTGTGCCGTATTCCCTTGGCTGGGAGCTTAATGCTCTGAGTGTGACAAGATCATCTTCACCATTGATGTTAAGGATACCTTGACGGCGGATAGTAACAAGTTGACCTGGTTTGGTATGTTCGACAACTACAGGCCAGCTATCTTGATATTTACGTTGAATAGTAATTTTAAAGATATTCATAATTTCAACGCCTGAAGTAAATTATTTACGGCTGACACAGTTGCTTGAATTTGTTCAACTTCTGAGGTAGGAGCTTGCTGGACTTTTTCTAAAAAGGTTTCTAACGATTTAATTAAATCCAACTTCGCTGGCTGTAATACAGATACTTCTGCTGTTGTAGGTGCGACGCTCAAAGTCACTTTTTCAATGATTGGTCGCTCCACAGCGTTTCCATCACCAACAGGTAGCCGCACTGCGGGATCGCCAATAATTGTGTAACTCCGAGCATCATTGTTGGCTGTCCACATAGTAGCTATAGCTGAGTCATCAGCTTTTGCACCAAATTTAATTTCTTCTAGTTGAACACTCAGATCAGAAGAAAGTTCGGCATAACGCTGGTTGAAAAATTCCATAGCCGATCCCACAGGATGTCCTTCCATCAGTCGTTTTAAAGCACTTTGGAAGACTTGCAACTGCGCTCCAGCCCTCTCCCACATAAAAGAATATCCCCAGGCTCGCTCAACATGACCAACGACAGCTAATGCCCCTCCTTGGGGATGACTCAACAAACGTCTTGGTAAAGGAGCAACAAAAGCACGCGGAGCAATAGTTGACCTTTCGCTAGTTCCTTTGCGATGGGCAAAATCATCGAATTTGGGAGTACCAGCACCATAGCAGGCAAAATGAATGGCGATTAATCCCAGCAAGCGATCGCTTACACCAATGTCATCCGCAGAAAAATAAAAATCTTCGGGAATTTGTTCTCTCCATTGCATTGGCCCTGGCCAATCTTGGCACAGTAACCCCCCTTGGTGGCGTTCTTGTCGTGGGTCGCCATTGGCAAAACTCATCCCATGACTCGCGGTAAACAATAAGCTAGGAGTTTGATCACCACCTAATAATTGCCCTAAGCGAGCCTTTGTAGCCTCTTCTTTGAGGATAGTTTGAATATTCCAGCTTGCTTGGTCTTGGGCTATCCATTCAGCTAGGGGTTTAATTAGTTGGTCAGCACTGAGTTGAGTTGCTTGGTCGCCACTGTTCCTCACGCCGAAAAAACTAGCATTGCGGGATAGTGAGAGCTTACCTGTTTCTGCTTCGACAACACTATGAGCATACTGAGCATATTCTTCTAATGTGTCAAAATAAATTCGACCTACCGCATACTGCACATCAAGTTGGTACTGAAAGCTATAGGGAATAGTTTCTGGGTCGCCGACAATCAGTAGGTAGTAAGGCATCTTATCAGGGTCGGCAGGCCCTTGCCCTACTTGATGACGTGCCAAAAACTTAGTTTTCGTCTCGCCCGGACGATAAGCTTTAACGCCGATGTATTCCTGATAATAATGTTCTTTGTTTTGGGTAGCTTGCTTTTGACGCAGTTCTAACAATGGACTTAGTGCTTCTCTAATTGCTGGGTCAGCACCATAAGCAAAGATTACTCCCCAACCAGTCTCTGCTAAATTTTTCGGGTCTACTCCCTCTATGGGTGCATATTCTGGGTCTAGCCCCTTAACATGGATATTTTTCCTTTGGAGTTCGCCCAGAAGCTCTAAATCTATTTCTTCACCCTGAGCAATTTGAGAAACTTGCATCGGTGTCAGTGGCGGAAGTGAGTACTTACCAGTTGCACCATCAATTCCATTAAAAAATAGCAATTCTTCACTCATAATTTGGCTATTCCTTGATTTTTGATGAATTCAACTAGCGAGTACAGCTTGCCACACAGCATGAGCTACTTCTGGTTTAGCTATATCATTATGAGCGCCCACAAATATTCCATCGCTAGTATCACATATATATTGAGTGCTATCTAAGTTGTAGACTTTACCTGCGGCAAACTGATAGTTTTCATTCACAGAAAGCATTTTCACATCTACAATTTCCAAACCAGGGC
This window of the Nostoc sp. HK-01 genome carries:
- a CDS encoding WD-repeat protein yields the protein MNTFEITIQRKSGDRWPIVAEHSRPGELLPIRSEGTLVVTLEDVQQLTSLLGRPKDYGTVLGKALFQGQIRDAFVSALRESENPLRVLLFLEAADSKLKFWRWERLCAPIDGDWQLLALQQRSPFSFYIPAITDRRFPPIGRRDLRALVLVASPTDADKYNLAKFDVKATVDSVRTALGNIPTDVLATVEGAIAPPTLDALCSQLTDRTKQYTILHFVSHGKLLDDGETVLYWAKADNTVEPVTATRLLERLDPLRGARGLPHFAFLCACESANFGVNGGLGGLAQRLVRDLGMPAVVAMTDKVTIKTAQILAENFYRQLKASGEVDIALHEATASLAERGDITVPALFSRLGARPLFSDQLDRALTNSEIEYGLEHLKKLLLERSPVLCHPFEEQAQKLRNIIVADVAALSKQARQEREQALTEIDNLCDEAIDISFHALALDQQPPNYDSRCPFLGLYPFRQENREFFFGRDELITQLQQKLNEHNFLAVLGASGSGKSSLVLAGLIPALQQQQPSLAIAYMTPSSNPNEQLQISLSPYLENPSPNLSPAGRESLNFPPSLEGKEVRGLGQSLILVIDQFEELFTLCTDEAQRLAFIEQVLSLSQQQKVVITMRADFWGECAPYQELKELMEARQKLIAPMNVLELRKAMEMQAAQVGLRFEAGLSNSILDDVQGEPGAMPLLQHALLELWKRRHGRWLRCEEYEAIGGVKKAISQTADDVYNRSKPEAREQIKNIFVRLTRLDEEAVQGEQRRDTRRRVGLEELVPLGGKLAVTKNLVQRLAGEGARLVVTSVDESTNQEEVEVAHEALIRYWPRLLDWLNENRTDLQLRETIRQAALEWEKKPKDENYLVHRGGRLEDAEALLKKAGFLNQLEANYISACVELRERSALEQEQRQQRELQREKQARLGWQCLAGAMTIITILFISYFAYREKLRLEAYSLGETVKIPAGKFYFGAKNPRGNEISVRQINLDDFEIDKHQVSNHQYGLCVSYGACSRPVMQPQLFLDKNNLDKPVVGVTAFQANDYCDWLGRRLPTELEWEKAARNSQNFSSTLPSWEWTSSYFFKQFNFQLSKKPWYINSEILKLNQPLTLRFLGKKITVRQSALPDSQAEDTGLRCAKSKKDDTFINII
- a CDS encoding WD-40 repeat-containing protein, with translation MNIFKITIQRKYQDSWPVVVEHTKPGQLVTIRRQGILNINGEDDLVTLRALSSQPREYGTILGKTLFNDGIRDAFIQALASLEDSKDTEKYLHVLLYVEAEDIKELQWQKLCSPLDEDWDFLSLNQRTPFSLYIPPKTKQLFPAIGRLDLQALVVAASPSGLGKFQLEHFDVEAAVTSVKAALGDIPTDVLATVDGAVGRPTLDALMQCLTNDEKYYTLIHFVCHGKLLSNKETALYLATEDNQVAPVDTTTLIDKLTNLRRAPHFAFLSTCESASNTVEATGAMGGLAQRLVRELGIPAVVAMTDKVSIKTAQALATAFYQQLRVHGNVDLALSEATAGLQRRDDITVPALFTYLGGQPLFSDTPDRPLTPKEIKYGLDRLAKLLPERAPILCNKLNQQITVLNRTLGTETEEALKEQQKALGAINTICSEVLDLSFPVLALGTEPPAYDLRCPFQGLKPFRLEDREFFFGRDQLIAKLQEKLAQDNFLPVLGASGSGKSSLVLAGLIPALQSQPPNLQMAYMTPTSEPIAALQTSLSTFQSQNFVLVIDQFEELFTLCNDEAQRQKFIDKLISLSQQQKVIITMRADFWGECATYPKLKEMMQVRQELIAPMDSEELRSAMKDLAKKVTLRFEAGLVNSILDEVEGEPGAMPLLQHALFELWNRRHGRWLLCVEYEAIGGVKKAISQTADAVYNGLSPEEKEQVRNIFVRLTRLDEEAVQGDKQRDTRRRVELEELVSVGGEQTQIKKLVEKLAGEGARLVVTSVNSSTHREEVEVAHEALIRYWKRLQNWLNENRINLQLREKIRDAALDWNQNQRKEEYLELQGGRLGYAKELSKQPYFFNKLETEYIDACVKLRQRQHQQKWRIAWTTILSLLGFASFAVFQWRQAEIGQIKALSASSKALSLSHQELEAVTEGLQTGKKLQHSFWQAIWPDADLGNQVRGTLQNVFSEVKESNRFQVKSQLASVAFSSDDQMIVTRSLDGTVQLWKPDGMPIPWPHNGRKVSATNNNGQRFDVPVVASTDNEQILALDVDGHLVFTFRNYRRLVPISGVAFNPTEKIMALAAGDRILLLSLTGDQPLKSLQTQRGTIAALAFRADGKILITANTQVNQKQDKVGIIQLWNLEKDTLINTLEGDMGFQESVSISSDGQMVAAGGWYGATLWKSDGTWHKKLDVGYPNQVNALTFSPDGKMLATGGVNKTVKLWNMDGTLYNTFLGHNDAIWGLSFSPDGRIIASASNDNTVKLWQNDNQQNGTLLNTLIGHQSSVRSVAFSHDGKTIASASDDGIVKIWKLGGTALKALLHNDQVYAVAFSPDGKTIATTNGHGWLTLWNPDGTVQKTGQWHFGPITAVAFSPDGQMIATAAGDRQVQIWNPDGTRLRKLKGYTGEINQSEVKGVSFSPDSQIIATASVDGKLQLFNSADGKLLKTLDQENYPIWSVSFSPKDQIIASANYDGTVKLWNTDGTLIKTLSGHEGAVLGVAFRSDGKTIASASADKTVKLWNIDGTLLKTLSGHEGAVLGVAFRSDGKTIASASADKTVKLWNTDGTLLKTLSGHQDAVVGVAFSPDGKTLASASADKTVILWNWQENLNLERLLTYGCDWMHDYLNNPSVNLSKSDRHLCDNIQKN